One region of Anthonomus grandis grandis chromosome 22, icAntGran1.3, whole genome shotgun sequence genomic DNA includes:
- the LOC126748303 gene encoding brachyurin-like: MKFAVIALVCFASTFVAADEEFLDWGRITPRHVTVEPIGPPEPVVPDSRIVNGQVAARHQFPYQVALIINNGGFCGGSIISQRCVLTAAHCIDGTISSIQVIAGAHQPMVNEVSQVRLAASGRSLHTGWNSRTMQNDIAIVRVTNIPLRAGTISIVNLAPANSGTFAGSTATLSGWGRTSDASNAIANQLMTVQLPILTNAVCQQSFGSMIVAQHICTSGQNGRGACNGDSGGPIVVNGLQVGIVSFGNRVCSAGFPTVYARVSHFMSWIQSNC; encoded by the coding sequence ATGAAATTCGCCGTAATTGCTTTGGTGTGCTTCGCCAGCACCTTTGTGGCAGCCGACGAAGAGTTCCTTGACTGGGGAAGAATTACTCCTCGTCATGTGACCGTCGAGCCAATTGGACCTCCAGAACCGGTCGTTCCCGATAGTAGGATCGTAAATGGACAAGTCGCCGCCCGCCACCAGTTTCCTTATCAAGTAGCCCTCATCATAAACAACGGCGGATTTTGCGGTGGATCCATTATCAGTCAAAGATGCGTCTTGACCGCCGCTCATTGTATCGACGGGACAATCTCCTCAATCCAAGTGATCGCCGGTGCACATCAACCGATGGTAAACGAGGTCTCCCAAGTGAGACTTGCCGCCTCAGGTCGTTCCCTTCACACCGGCTGGAACAGCCGCACCATGCAAAACGACATCGCCATCGTCAGGGTTACCAACATTCCGTTGAGGGCGGGTACCATCAGCATCGTCAACTTGGCCCCCGCCAATTCCGGAACGTTCGCCGGCAGTACCGCCACCCTTTCCGGTTGGGGCAGGACCAGTGACGCGAGTAACGCGATCGCCAACCAACTGATGACCGTTCAACTGCCGATTTTGACCAACGCCGTGTGCCAACAATCCTTCGGTTCGATGATCGTCGCCCAACACATCTGTACGTCAGGACAAAATGGCCGTGGGGCTTGCAACGGTGACTCCGGCGGTCCCATTGTCGTTAACGGACTACAAGTCGGCATTGTTTCCTTCG